The DNA window ACATTGAACTCTTAAACACAGATCCAAATTAAGAGATCAACAAATGAATTAAATTCTTAaccaacaatccatcaaattaATGGCAGCAAAAAGCACCCGTTTCAAGAATCAAAGCAAGGTAAGAATTTTTGCGCTTGTGAAAAGCTTGGAGGCTGAGATAACCGGCGAGGACGAGCAGCAATCCAGTGCCGACGCCGCCGCCAAGGGAGGCGACGCTGCCTTTCTTGATGAAGCCGATCGCGCCGCCGCACACCAAGAGGAGCCCATATGGGATCGTGAAGCAGAAATCGTGCATTTTTAGAGGTGGATCCTCGGCTTTTATTCTGGGAAATCAAGGAAACAATTCAGCGCTGAAGAATTGAGGGGTTTTCTGTGGAGAATTTAGACGGGGAAATGATAAAGAGGAATGGATCAGGTGAGAACTACCAACTCCGTTGACTGTgtataatcattttttatttctattttgaaCAGAGTGGGTATGTTGTGTTGTCGTTGAATTAGTTGCCTTTTTCCGATCAGGGATTGTTGAGGTGAATTCGAAGCAATGGAATAACCTGCAATGTAGAGGTCTCCAAACCGAACtgaaccggacgaaccggcccaGAACCATCACCggtggttccgaaccggaaccggaaccggaaccgtcggcggcaGTTCAAACCgggaccggaaccgccggttccacgggccggttcaggtttgcGAAGTTTgaagaaccgtaaccggcggttccgaaccacAGGTCTCgctggaaccgccggttccgaaccgccggttcggcggttcccgacaactcccgacaccttttcaggcctacttcctagccttttcagaaaccgctcCCACGGCCGCCTGTTTGGGCAGAAACCGttgacggaaaccgccggttccgccgtggtttttaaaaatttgaaatttgaaattgacgaaaaaccgccggtttccaccgaaaaccggcggttcttattttcaaaaaatatttttttttttctcacaattttcccctataaataccccctcctcttcatttctactcacctcattcttgtgttaataagaatttctctctcaatctcaatttctctattctccatcctcattctctcaagttgtttacgttatttgcgctcataatttactcacgttgttcacgttatcatcttcacacaatcacactactctctattctccactttcaatttccataaatatttatatcatgtcttcatctcgtcgtggtggtgatcggggcaagggaattgcccaagatcaaagtgatactcgtcgtcgacgtgccccttctagagcacaagttgcggaggaggtgggaaggctagccgctcttcgagctcaagtaagttataatatgttttaattttttgttaattcatttttattaaattcataatttcatttttcaacatctatgtgtctatgtgtttttatttttgtgttagtatttttacttagttgtataattttcgtaggaggaagaagatcgaaatgcggccttgttacttgccctcgccgacgacgaccaacaaggggggcattcacattcggcttcgcgtttcgagtaagatgtgaatctatcgtcggacgaaggcgatgatggatcgcatcaattccccccttctagcaccggccaagttggcgacaatgatgaggaggagaccgatgctcctcctcccgcaggacgacaaaagaaaaatatgcctcccaagttgaaatctgagattttcaccaaacatttcaagaaggtcccggtggtaatttcaaatcctaatgatccgaccactaccattgagacaagtgagttcaaaacatattgcaactattgcgataaagtctatccatttgttatcggtgggggatatggtactctccatcgccatttgaaggcaaaacaccccgtggaatatgggcattctaagtcccaaagccaaataaacttccccgccggctcatcgtctcaaacaggtatgccgctatttaaatatgatccgaaaaatgttaccgatgctatggtaagatgggcggcaatgaaacatttgccgttcaatttttttaatgacaaaaaatatgaagttactatgcaaaccgcttttaatgttgctacaaagagaattcccccctctactgctcaaagatctaacaaccttCAGTTTTTTGCAAAAAAAGAGAGGTTGAAAAATTTCTATCCACCTTagggcacaaagttaatatttgctccgatgtgttgacggattctttccaacgaaattcttacatgggaatttcatgtcattttatagacaatagttggtctttaaataaacgtttaattggttttagacaatttccttccccacacaccgcacaagcaattgcatctttaattattcaagttttgaatgagtatgagttatgcaacaagatattttcggttggttttgataacgcaaccgctaacaccgcaagtatatccgatttaattgcggcttgctccccggcgataagtggtaagtattttcaccaacgatgtatttgccatattttaaacttatgtgtacaagatgctttgtctttatggaaaagacatattcaacctgttactacagctgtatccttgatccactggaagcctcaaattggcaaggcgtggaagaagtattgccacacgaagaaaataaggtacacaacttttactttagacgtgtctactagatggaactctacatatgatatgttgcattctacattggagcatatagaatatttagttgatttttatagaacttacactgttgatgatttatatctaacatcttcttATTGGGATCAATGCATGAGCTTGTTTAagttattcaaaggttttcgaaatgccactattgagttatcgggtgtgtattattgcacatccgttcgtgttttagaacattgcatgatcatatcacttggttttaaaactgcaatgaaaaattccacaaacaatcttgagttaatgtgtgttttatattacatggttgaaaaatggctcaagtatttcaacgaGATCCCcacggtttttttgcttgccaaagttttggatccaaagtggaaactagttggtactttcaaaatttttgaattttattacaacaatttggcttctattgatcttgaatcactccgagctttgcaaactgacgaggacgacaactacataaacctagcccaaacattccaaataaacctcccccacctcccaagcctctaaagaagttttgagttcgacttgcgtgctctctttcacgattacgaagccaagtacaaccgtacccaccaagtgagacctagacccacccgtcaaacacataactttggcttcttccaagttgatgaccccgacgcccaatcccaattggcggacctatacggctttagcagcggaggaaggacggcaaattcgacaagtgagttagacttatattttgactcacacttttcattcaatgaggaagaaggaggtcccgttccccaacaaatcgacgtcctagattggtggggatcacacgagaaagattttcccatccttgcatcaatggccaaggagatcttttcggttccggcttccactgtcgccgtcgagtccgcctttagtgttggaggcaacgtcttggacgacagaagaagtagactcaccgggcaaaacatggaagccaccatgttacttgattattggtgctccgccgaaattagagaccaagaaccggattggaacaatcaagtagtacaacccgaccgagactacttccccgacgaagaagagtaggcgcgcCGCCAATTCCTACGATCAAGCCAAATatgtaagcaaggtaagagaactacgtggactttgattccaaaatgcaattgagcattgaggatacgtaggcatctcaacttaaattttaaatttaagttgaactcaagtccttttcctttattttttccccctttgtttcgaatatgtaatttgtaaattgtaatcaagactttaagtcttttgtaatttataatttttaagttgtaatttgtaaattttaagttgtaatttgtagttttaaagttgtaatttgtaaatttttagttgtaatttgtaatttttaagttgtaatttgcaattttaaagttgtaatttgtatcaataaaattgtatttgtacattgctttattctaattttatttatacaaatatatttacattttttacttgaattacaaattcacaatgtattaaaaaaaataaattgaaccgccgaaccggacgaaccggcccggaaccggacaTGCAACGGCGGTTCcgacggttcacggttcaggaaccggaaccgccgaaccttggCCATGCGGTTCAGGTTCACttattttttgaaccggaaccggcggttccgaaccgtgaaccgccggttcctgaaccgtggtgacgtctactgCAATGTCGTgcttgaagatggatgaattaaataattatggaGATGCTAGTCATAGCAATCATTAATATTGGGTgaatttttatactccctccgtcccgcactactcgcacgtatttcctttttgggcgtcccaagttacttgcactttttccatttttagtaaaaattttcacctacagccgtcatttttgacttttctatacactcattccttaatctccgtgccgaaaaggaaatgagcgagtagctcgggacggagggagtatttctcaTGAATTTTAATAATGATCTTAAAAATTACACTCATCATCTAGGTAGGATAGGGgtgagaaaaaaatagaaaccgaatatccgaactgAACTAAACcgatattttgaaattcggttcggttttgaaaatataaaaatttcggttcggtttgacttttgaactaaattcggtttttcagttttgatTCGATTTTAGCTAAAAATCAAATCGAAACCCGAATACACACCCCTACATCTAGGAGactaaaatatcaaatatcagTAACAGTCATGCCACAAATGATTGTTGCTTTGCCACGAATTTATGATGCGTTTTCTAGAGGGATTTGTTAGCATAGGTTTTGAATTAGACTCTTGGAATTTGTACTTAAAACTCAtttacgaattttaagaaatttgaaGAAAAGTAATGACAAAGCCGATGGAATATGAGAATCAGTCTTAGTACTTATTATAATGAAATGTTAGTgtaaaaagttaatggaatatgatgTCCGCATACTAGAtatagaaaaaaagtaaatgattcATTAAATCCCGAACAactcaaaatagcaaaatgacttTTTAAATGGTGGACAGAGCGAGCACTATAATATGATAATTCCTTCTTAAAATTGAGAGGAATATCATTAAACCACAATGCTCGTTAATGTTTTAAAACAGATCGGTGAATGAATCGCCAAAGCTAGAGATGCTCAAGGTTTTcagttccggcggttaaccgcggaaccgtaaccgccggttccagttcgggttccggttccaaaccggaaccggcatTTTTTCTTGAACAagaaccgccatattttgaacTGCGGGCTGGTTTCGGTTCCAAATTTTACGAATCAAAACCgtgtcggaaccgccggttccggacggTTTCAAACCGGAACTGTGAAAAAAATGTCGGAAACCGGCAGtgcggaaccgtgaaaaaccgtaaaaaaccgacggttccgaaccgaaaccgtaaccgtcggttttggaaccggaaccggaaccgttaAACaccctcacggttcggttccgttCGACAATTTCCGAAACCGGAACCtgcggttccgaaccgtaaccgccgATTCCGGAACCGTGGTCACCTCTAGCCAAAACTATTGATTCATGGTTCAATTGGTATAACCAATCGAACCATCCAACTGGactatagaaaataagaaatactccatctgtccgtGAAATGTTATCCACTTTTTCCATTTCGATCCATCCATGAAATGTTGTTtacgttttttttttttccatttttgataaataaaaCCCACTTTCCACTATCTCATTActctcacattctattataagtggaactcacattccactaacttttactactcacttttgtttacatttcttaaaatccatacCGAGTCAAATAAGGACAACATTTCGCGGACAGGGTAGTACTTATAATCAAATATGTTCCAGAAGCACAAATTCCTAAATTTCGCATAAAGGAGATCATACAGATACACTAATagtggtatatatatatatgataattAGGCTCCACATCTTATACAATGCCTCAAGTATTTACAATGACAGGCTCACTCCTATGGCTCCAACAGCATTTTCCTCAGCTCGTGATCAGCATTCTCGCTGAGACACCCCGACCCAAATTGCGAAGTTAGCCACACCTGATCCGATCTCACtgcttcatcatcatcattccTGTGCCAGCTCCAATACGCATGACTCGAGTTCACTATCCTCAGCTCACCATGACCAAAGCTTGCTTCACGGAAAATTGACCACTCCGGTTGGGGATCCATGTACCTGCGCATTACCATCAGGCGACTTCTTATGTTTTGTATCCATCCATGTTCAGCTACTACGCATCGCAACGCAAGACGTTACACAAGAATTAGCAGGAAAATCACTATTGTGATGATCCCTTTTGTGCATCATTTCACATTTGAGAAGGCTGCACAATGCTGGGGAAGAAGATGTGGTCGAAACCAAAAAAAGCAACCGTACATATAGAACTAGCTTCGGACTAAACCACAATATGTAGCCTGTATTTAAGTTTAAGAACAATCCTCTCTCTgtccctaaaaatagaaacattctATTTAAGGgaatttctttctctctaacgaggtgggacccattttccactatcgtacttttctttttttatctctcttacttttccaattttgcattaaaactcgtgccgtttTATAAGTGTCTCAGATTTAGTTAGGGGGAAACTTACTTGTTTGCTAAACCTTCCCTGTTTCCACCATCACCAATTGTTATGTGGACAGCACCGCAGGGATCTGATCTTCCGTTGTACACACGGTTCTGTTGCAATAGCCAAAGCAATATTGGAGAGCTCAGTAAGTAACGGCAAGGAAACAAGGTTTACAATGAAATCTCACCGTGCGCTCATAGGCATGTACGTGGCCAGCCAACACCAGATCGACACCAGCAGCACGAAGCAACGGTTCCATGGCTGCCTTCATGTCATCGCCCTCACCCTGATGAGCCTCATTACTGTTGTACCACGGGACATGAAAAAGCACAAGAAGCCACGGTGTTCTTTTCCGGTCTACCTTCGAAAGGTCACCCTGCAGAAACAATAATCCACGTCTCATTAGCACCTTATTTGCATTTACTTCACCCTTCAATTGCATAACCATTTATGAGGTAAACACAGTTTCATTAACGAGACAGACAGCTTCTTTTCATACTACCAGACCCGATCAAGACTCAACAGTCGAAAACTGATTGCATGTACTACATACATTAAAACAAGCCTCTCGAACTAACCTTCAGCCAAGAATATTGATCAGAGTACTTGTCATAGTCTGTATACGAGCCAAGCATGATGACATGAACTCCAGCCACTTCAAATGAATAAAATAGGTTTGAAGCAGATCCACTCTCTTGATAGGGCATTTTCCATCTCGAGTTGTACGATTTGAAACTATCCTCCAACATCGGTATGTACTCCTTCTCGTGGTTTCCCTGAGTCACCATCCACGGTCTTGCACTAGCAAGCGGCTGCACCAGTTCCCCAAATGTGTCCCACCTGTGCTGCATATAATCCGCGTACGAAAGGTCTCCAGGAATCATATGCACGTCGTAGTTGCACTGCTTTATGTGATCCAGCGTCGACTTAGTCCACTCGGTCTGACCTAAATCACCCGCCACAGCAAAAGTGACCGGGAACCAGGATGGCGGAGTTTTGAGCTGAAACTCAGAACCTTCCCCTCCACATCGGTAGTAATAAAGACTGTTGGGTTCCAGCGGACCAATGACCGTGTGGTGTATCTTTCCCGAGCTATAGAGAAAATAA is part of the Salvia splendens isolate huo1 chromosome 22, SspV2, whole genome shotgun sequence genome and encodes:
- the LOC121788098 gene encoding protein FATTY ACID EXPORT 5-like isoform X1, with the protein product MHDFCFTIPYGLLLVCGGAIGFIKKGSVASLGGGVGTGLLLVLAGYLSLQAFHKRKNSYLALILETAIAATLSYVMGQRYMQTQKIMPAGIVAGISVVMAVFYLYKIATGGNHIPPKTE
- the LOC121787558 gene encoding purple acid phosphatase 18-like, coding for MDLNVVLLITLLSCAATADYVRPPPRATLSFPWTKKRSSEPQQVHISLAGEKHMRVSWTTNSKHSPPVVEYGTSSKNYSFTSEGESTSYSYFLYSSGKIHHTVIGPLEPNSLYYYRCGGEGSEFQLKTPPSWFPVTFAVAGDLGQTEWTKSTLDHIKQCNYDVHMIPGDLSYADYMQHRWDTFGELVQPLASARPWMVTQGNHEKEYIPMLEDSFKSYNSRWKMPYQESGSASNLFYSFEVAGVHVIMLGSYTDYDKYSDQYSWLKGDLSKVDRKRTPWLLVLFHVPWYNSNEAHQGEGDDMKAAMEPLLRAAGVDLVLAGHVHAYERTNRVYNGRSDPCGAVHITIGDGGNREGLANKYMDPQPEWSIFREASFGHGELRIVNSSHAYWSWHRNDDDEAVRSDQVWLTSQFGSGCLSENADHELRKMLLEP